gattaaatttaaattttgaaacaaattttcatttttttatgtttttgtagaCAATTGCGCTTTCTTCAGGTTTGGAGAACTTGAAGGAAATCGTAGATTTAGGACCTACCGATGGGAAATTACACGGAGTTGTCGTTGGTGCCAACGATAGCTCCTTGCACGAACAATGTACCTATACCATGCGAATTATCTCTCTGAGTGGTGCTCCATCATTTACAATCGAGACGGAGGCTAATACGAATTTTTCATGTAAGAaacttttgttgtatttttttttcatattctttATAACGTTTCTATTGATCTCTGGATAgcaattaaagtttaaattaatatattttacaacaattgtgaagcaagttatttcaaaattatattaatcactcacGTTGgtacgatgttacgcgagagtgtggtcttgtgttgtccGGGAGACCGGAGTACCCGGAAGAAACCCatttgtccgacttggtgaccacaaaccaaaatCACATGCGTCCAAGCCGGAATTCGAATCCAGGTTGCCTAGATAAGAAGCGactgcgctaaccactgcgctaaacCGGACAACCGTATACTATTTTTCAGTGTTCTGTTCATAATTGCATGAAAGTTACATTAATATCAAAGTACCGGGTAATGCAAATACCGGTACAAAATGGGGTGAACAATTTTTATCCGGAATAGCCTCCAAGAAGACcccaataaaaaacaatcacaacaaaatacaaaatcatttactTAGAATTTCAAGGCCGACAAGTTTGTTGTCTTTATGACCAGCACCAGTTGAATTAAGGATTGCCCATAAAGGCGCACATTTAAGCAATGTGCCGTATACCAGTATGCATAAAATACCGATTGACCATTTCGTGTTTCGACaaagcaaaattgtaagtagcaaTATTTACATGGGATTGGCAGCATTGTACATTGATGTGTAGTTGGTAAACAACTTATAATTAATCTAGCTTGATGggaaaaatctttggaaagtATTGGTAAGAGAAggcattatattaatcatgtaaTTTTGATGTAACTAGATTTCGCTtattatcagaaacagtagCGTATAAAGACATTGTTTATCCCATTTGGGCAATCCCTACCTACAAGTAGCCTTCCAAACCTCTGCCCGGCTACTGTCCTGACAATACcagcacctaccactgtgtaagaataataattgaaaatgtaaagtcgTAACACAGAGAAAATACTtgccgaaagaaaaacacaagtagttgtatgtgttcgacagatgcTATATAAATTTGAACCACTCATAAATAGATATTAGcccattttgtttaattggttatttttatttaaaatttccactgaaatatttttggtatttaaataCCAACAAggataaaatatattcactgAAGCATCTTATAATTCTCAAAttcttcttatttcttttaaagcaatAAGGTATTATTTGCACATTGAGCACAAGAGGGACCCGTCCAGGTGcggatcagccttctaaattccAGGTAGTTTTGGGAGCATCTTATTTCTTTTGGAAGGCTGTTCTACACCTGACTGGCCTAAAGCGGAAAGAGTTTTTCCCATATTTAGTCATTCTTACTGATGGAACATCTACACAGTTTTCATATCTgagattaaaattacatgtcatgaaagctacaaggttttgaacatattctggtgagatacAAAAACGTAAGTTTCAATAGCAATGTATTTTACCCTGCTTAaatgtaatgttggcaattgaactATATGAAGAAGATTTTTGTAAGTTGAGGTGAAATCATTGTAATGAGTAATAACATTCTGTACTGGAAGGTACACGTTGATATCTCACGTATGTCAATTTAAGATGGCTCTCAAATTATTTTAGTTGTATCATGACGTGATTGCCAGTTCTATATCAATTATGCTGATGTTCATCTCGTACAATTTAAGTTTCTCTTCGCAATCTTTTATACAATATAAGCTTTATATGCATATCAATGAAAGTATTTGACCTACTTGCAGGTCATTTTACAGGTCGAGTGCTTAACACAATATGGTTGCAACACCTACTATGTTTATATCGAGTTACAACGTATAAACAACGTATCGACATTCTCTGAAAGTGTATTTTATctaattttcaaatgtattttatttctgttacttatttaatatttcgaTAAATGCTGTCCATACATGAGCATGCTCTTGTGTTGTGGCACAGGTAAGGTTGACTGTCACAAGGTAGGGTAGCaacttttaatcaaaattatgacatataaaatacacatacCATTTTACAGGTACAGGCAGTATAGTCCCGGAGGCAAATGGACAGATAGATATAGATGACGTGTCCCCACATGTCGCCACATTCGCCACGTACGACCGGGACACTACTGACAGCTGCGCGGCGCATCAAGGGGGAGGATGGTGGTACTATGGTTGTGTCCCGTCTCACGGCTCATTACCAACCAACACATATAATAACTCTATTTACTGCGGATCACATTTCTATCCCGGTCATTTAATTCCAGATGCAAATTTTCATTGTACCCCATTGAATCTTTATTCTGACCGTCCATCGCAAGAATTTGATCAGTTTTCAATGACTTACATTGATATGATGATTCGACGAAACAATTAGTTGacaaagaaaatatatgcaGCCTGAATAATAGCAAAAATCATGCAGTGCGCTGCACACATGGTGAATAACAAACTTTAATTATATTAAGTCGGTTGAACATACATGATGCTTAAATAAGAGTTATTGTTGGTCACATGCAGgctaatgtatttatttgtctgtagtattttatgtatttctttttctgtAATCTGTGGATTTTTATTGAAGATCTTTTGGACAACTATAATTCTTTTCGATAACGCTTGTTTTGGTGATATGtttattgatgaaattaaaGCAGTACAAGATACGTTagtatttgttgtttataataacaGCAACAATATAACAGCAACAATAATTATGATTAACAACGTCAAGGATGTCTTTCCCGcattttttaagcaaatttaATTTCATGCGGCTCGACTCCATGTATGTTCACTAGTTTAACAAATCAATTCCTCCGACGGACTCCATTTTGTATCGTTGCTGCTGACGCCGTGTTGTGAAACTCTGGTGTTACCGGCGCGTTTAACCGGAAGATGTCTcattatggattttttttgcGCACTGCGCCGATTATGTCAAGTTAAGTTAAGTCATGTTTAGATGTTTCGAAATgcacctatcttacacgagcggctatggaagatgctttttctcccacctcagttaaacaaaattaggtaaaaatgtattttttttgctggaactcttttgtgcttagtgaaaatatttgcgtatggatatgcgataatgcgtggttgtcatggatattcgcgcagtgattccgaTTATATAAATAGTCAAATATGCCTTTAAATAGtcctaagaagagtgaagcattatttcttgaatggtgcgtgaaaactgttttatggtgacattcgaAGCGAGAAATTAACTAGCGTTCCAAATATAGCCACacgacaaggtttccatgatgcttcagacgacagtcttcaacaagggagttccatacgggcattttatcttcgcccgtgggcaagataagaatatctagcatggttaaattattggatctacttatctgaggttggagaaaaaaAACTATCTTTATGCTGAGCAAAGTGTTGAAAGGAAAATCAAATGACTCCAAATCGGATGTTACAGgctgtattttattaaatgaatgcGCTGTATGCGTTGAAAGGCTGTATGCCTGACAAGCgtgattttatcttttttataattctaTTCACAGGAGAAAAAATCGAATCCAAAAACATTTTGCCTGGCCTAAAACTGTTATTGATAATGCTTGCCATAACCTATTAATAGATAATGTTAATTGACTATTTTTGAAGCCGttagctagtttcataacagtaaccgATAAGCATTATATGTAATAGAATATATGATCATTGCTTTCATCTGGCAAGTTAAAaagatccggatgttaatacGGAGCAAGGAGTGCTTGTGATAAcgtatcaatatttaataaaagttgaatGAAAAGGGAGAAACACGTGCTGACTTTGCATCTCTTTTGCAAAAATTGTTAGTTTCtagtgtaaatatttgaaaagaccGTTACCTGTAGAAGtctgtaaattggttgtttgtagcccaATAACTTCATGGCCATAGGGGTATGTACTTTTATCTTTCTATTTGTTATATACTATTATCTATTCCCCTCGGATCCTCATCAATATTAACTTAAGATTCttcggcttgctttcaaattcacactAACGTTGCAATATCACGAAAGTATACTCCTACAAATAATATCTGGAAAGCaatctaaatattgcaaaaataatcaGTTTCAACTAAAAATTGACATCCTAATATGCCATAATGGGTTCGTGTTTCTATGTGCATATAAACCTCCTGACTGTACCTGGTCTCAATACGAATGTGAGAAACAGTGAAGTGACTTTTCCACTGTTTCCTAAATATTTCAGCGACTAAATAACTACATGACAGTGGTATGTAtccaattataatatttcttaatattatgAGAAATACGTAGTGATTTTAAAGCCACCGGTTCAGCTTCAGTATCGCTAATCGAAATCTGGTATCGCAATATCTACTTTTTGAGATAGCATGTTAAAGACATTAATGCGCAGAATTACACAAATGGATTGGGTATTACGGTTTAAAATATTGCGAATCACTTAATTTAAGGTTTCGTGTAAAGGccattcatattttgtttgtcaGAGTGGAAATAACCTGCCAACATCCTTTTTTATGGTTAAACGGGGGCATCCTATCTATTTTAGGCTTATATTTTCCTATCAGCTAGTGTTGTTTTACTATTGATGAAGACGTATTTAACTTAAAAGTTTGCATTGTTCAGTATAAGGATGAACTCTTATTTTAACGTTTGTCGTATTTCTCTGATAGATATATTCATTTCGACAACAGGTGCTTAACATGAACAATCAAAACATGTACAGTAAATATACAAAACGTCACATACATGCGTATCTTTATGAGCTATGATATAAACACCAGCCCAAAGAATGACACCAAAAAAGTCCCGGAGAACGCTTATTTTCAGTATTAGGCGCATACTAACATTTTATCATTCGACTGGGCAGGATGAAGGTCTAAGTGGAGGCTCTGGGTCACCCTTTGGGGTGATACATTTTAGACATATCAATTCGACATACACACAGCCTTATTGGAACCCCTTATAACTGAGAATGACCCCTATTTTTTATCTTCTCTTGATGGTTAAACGTTTAAACGTCATTCTTGTTGTTACACAACAATTCTTGGGCAttctttgaattatttatatttaaaaaatcacttacacaaatataaacaccaaAACAAAGTTACACGgcatacaaaaatgtaaacatcacaaacaaaccatacccTCATCAAAATTGCCTTACCGTTAATTGATGGGAGTATCGCTTTAATTAGGGTAGAGTTATGATCTTCCGGTGGTATTTGAGCAATTGAAAGGTCCAACTTCCATTTATTAAACACGTGTTTCAATAAACTGCCCTACAATAGAAATGTAATgacttatatgtaaaatgagAGTACATAAACTGTTGATACACCGAGAAGAGATACAGGAAAAATAAGGACACCTGTAAGATCTTCCACTCTATGCTCGGCATCTTCCCAGAACTCCTCGTACATATATTCCACGGTCATTTCACAGTTGTCTCCCATGATACTTAGTAATAACTTTGCATGAATGCAATATCTTTTTTGTGTGTGCTATATTACGATTACATTGCATTGTTATTACGCTGCGCATGTGAAAGAATAATGTTACACTTTATAATTTTTTTCCACCCGATGCAGAAGCATACTCAACTACACTTGCGATATAGAAATGTGGTATAAGTTATGACGCTGACAATATCCAACACAAATGCATAATTTACTTATCATCTAAGTACTTACATTGTTAAAATAGCTATGAATACAAAGAGAGATATATTCATTCGAATTCAATGGTTAATGCGGTGTATCACAAAATGATTACACATACATAAACGGCATATTCCAAAGAATGTTGTCCGGGCAACGTTTTTCAACAGAGTACACGTGTAAACAAAACCGTTAGAACGTTCATCTGCTTACATATAGAAACGATAAATACAGTAGTGGCAAGTTTGGGTGCGTCTTAAGGTATTCCGTTATATTATGTCTAAGGTAAACTAATTCGGAGGGCACACGGATAGTGCTTTCAAGATGTTGTTAGGATCCCTAACCATTGAAGTACTTGAGGTTTAACTAGTAGTTTATTATTATCTGTTTTGTTGTGaggtttcctcaagttaatgcatactttgataagatttaccttttaggtTTTTACTtaattcaggattgttgggataagagtgaggtttgtgcacgtaaactggtttaaaccccaagtaaatttacatattaCTGACGGTTTCAAGGCGGCACctaacactccttgataaacacacccaGTTTCTTAtgtagtatatatgcactgtgttgtttgtactgttgttccatgtttcttgtttgtgatttttgttctatgtctttaggCGTTTACTTTGTGCCATTGAACAGGGTTTGTGTTTAAACtctttgctactgagcttgtttctgtagttgttcatataaatgtgtttaaggAATTTTGGAAATAATGTTATAGATTATAAGagtgtatttttcattttcagtttctGCTGTTACTTCAACCAAAGCAACACAAAAAGGAAACAAGCAAAACACATTGAACCACAACAACATGAATTTACGTACAGTATAACTGAAGTAGTTTCAaacaagtaatataaaaaattaaatacaaataataaaggaTGATCTGCAAAAGTTAACAAAGTACCTAAATTTATCCTGGCATTTCTGAATGACCACATAATTAAATccacatgaaatatatttaacgcACTATGTGAGCATTATTCAAATCAGATAACACTTTCTGATTAATTCCCATGAAAggtttgaatataattttaccAAAGACCCAAACAAATCAGAGAAGTATGCCAAATAAGAATgttccaaaagaaaaataatcctCAGGAACTTTCTCAAATTCTATTAGaaccatttttattaaaacacctTCTATACATAAACACAGTTAGAATTCTAGAACAGCAATCTTGgcaaaaatgcttaaaatatcaaaggtgaaaacaataagtttattttaatgccTTTAGGTAATCATCTAAATGAAACTAGACTAGTAAACTCTTTAGtactgaatttaaaatatacataaatgtaaCAATTCTGATAGTATGAACATGTTTTTGGGCCATCCGATTTTCCCATAAAACAGTTAGCCTAAACGTCTTTATTATGCTGTCCTTTTATAGTGtaaatttgcaaataaacaacaacaacaacaacaattaattcGCAAGAATGACtattaataatttttacttACATACCttataatattgaatttgtttgcaattataTGATTTCTTTACTTGTCCAAAGAGTTAACTAAAAGATGGTTAAATCAAAAGGCTCCTTTACTTAATAGAAGGCATCGCAAGCATATTCCTCGGAATTCTGTTCACACAATGTTTGAAAGGTTTTGATGGAACCCAACGATACATTTCATGCGGTAATCGCCTATTGTTATAAAGAGTATACATTCTATAAGGAATGCAGCAAAGGAACTAGCGCCAATTAAGAGGAATGATCTTAAATCAgataatatatagaaaatagtTTGCATTAATAACACTCACATGTTAATAACTATTGTTTAGTAATATTCGTGCCTGTAAATCGGAATCATAATTGAATGGACTGTAGAAATGGGGATGAAAGGATAAACGAAGCATTTTAAAGAACCTGTGCTGACGCAACCTCGACGCGGTCCAATTTTAGGGTGTTTCACACGGGTCGAAGTCGACAATTTGATCAgcataaattgaaaacatattgttttatatggttgatacatttttttattaatagaaGCATATGTGTATGGTTGTCCTTTTTTAGATCTTCCCTCGTGCATCATGTAGCATATTTAAACCTGCACAGCATGGTGTTGATCAGTTTGGAATTAAAGTTGCATCATACTAAAGATTGTGTACAAAGACTGATTATACATCTTACATCTGGCAGGGAAGGGTTAGCAATTATAAAGCTGCTAGTTCTCTAACAACATTCGGGACATTAAACATGGCAAACTCACTGGGCGTAAGCGCGGCAAGAATTTATTGGTACTGACGCTCTTATGACCACATGATagcaaataaatattcattcaatattACTAACTCACACACTTGAATCATTCTTATCACGTTCTACCTTCTTTCTAGTTCTAAATTGTGTTGGATTCCGTTAAAAAGAACAACATCAAACCGTATTCCACGAGAGTGTTTTATAATGACAGAAGGCTTATGCATGTATTCATCTATTACTTcgaaatacataaaaaaccCACTTTACCCCTGTCTTGCATAAAGTATTGAACGGAAATTGCAACAATCTGCACTCTTTCATCCGGAAAATGCATAAGATGCAGGACTATCTACGTTTCAAAGATATAAGGTGAACTTATTCTGGTATGGATGCTACTAGGCGGGTTATTAACGGCGGTGCAAAGGTTGTACTTGAAGAAAATATGAACAGACGAGTTTTTCGTCTTCAATTAATGAGCTGTCCAGTTTGCCAACGTGCATTTTGTCTAATTtgcatttacaaataattacatTCTCCTAGtcctttaaacatataacacttgaCGTTCATACTGAATAAGAAGCAAGGTTTTTTGAcgtaattttatatttcaaatattgcgCTCCGATTGGATAAGCGCGACGTTATTTAACAAATGGTGAAGGACGTTACAAATATCAGCTTTTCTCTTATACCGAACGTATGTTATCAGTTACAGTTTTTGAAGAGCAAATGCTAAATCGCAGAAGATACTGCTATTTTTTAAATcgttatgaataattatttaaaatgtaaaaataagtatttatcgcatttttcttgaatttatgctgtatgaacgcagtagttCAAGCGAGGAAATTACCAAGAAGTGCTAATGCGCGAcatggaatttgctcgcgtgccctactgcgttcaaattacagcataaacgcaagaagaaaatgcgatcaatccttaaaGGTTATCACTGACTCTTTTTGTAAGTACCTTACTACTTTTCGATTCAAAGGTTTACTTTCAGAAATGTAAATCTAGCGTTGTTTGGTTCTTTCCTATCCTATATTTGTGCTCTTGTAGGCATAATGATTTTGCATGTTAAACTATTGATGACAACTTGTTTTGATTTGAATGAAGCCATGAATTACTGCATGCGATTTTACTGTCTTATAGAGATTTTTTTGTTGGTTTCGaaaaggccataactcaaattgaaaaaaataatacgtGGCCAGTCTCTTTGCATGACAACAATATTCTGTAAGAATAGTGTCTTCTGAAAAAAGCGAGGATATGGGGTGATCACCGACAGAACAAGAACGCTAGAAAAAAGATCGTTACAGTTTGTTTACAATTCTTGTAGAAACCAACGTATGAATCCTGCGCATTTCCCCCCAAAAAATGGAGGTAAATCAAacttttaaatcaaactatttGATCTTAAAAAaagacttgttttttttttgtaaaagaagcATATGCATCACTAGCGGATTACAAGGGGTGGGAGGGGCGAACCCCTTAAAATGTTCGAAtgatttttatatcaatatcggagaaaacatcataaaaaagCAGAATGCTCTCTAACAGATTTAAAATAGCCAAATATTTCTTGAGAGAGAACTCACGAACCCCCTTACCACATTTAGATAGCATTGCTTTGTTCTAGgttagtttttattattttattcaagttgCGCCCCAGCATAAAAACAGCAATGGAAACAAAGAAATAAGTATACACAATCGCTTTTCTTTTCTTCGTATCTCACTTATCTAGTCGATGATTAACCCACATATAATAATTCCGCAATGGAAACAAAGTAATAAGTATACACAACGATTTTTCCTTTCTTCATATCTCACTTATCTAGTTGATATTAACCAACATATAATAATTCCTTAAAAACCAAAATATAGCACGTTTAGTtgtatcacacacacacacacacacacacacacacacacacacacacacacaaacacgcacgcacgtacgcgcgcgcacgcacgcacgcacgcacacatacagagtattttattaattacgAAAGTTTACTTGTTTTATGGATAATCGTTTTCAATTGTTTCCGAGTCAATTCTTCTTCATAACATTTGTATTGTGTTAAAGGTGTTCTAAGGTGTTTTATAtacggtatatatatatatatatatctcaatACTCAtacgtttaaacattattttgataatatgttATATTGCCATTGTCCTGATTACTCGAATCCATTAAGTAACAGATAACCATCAAGTTCGAAACGATAGTTACATATTGGAACTGCTATAACAAGATTAACTCATATGCGTGAAATTGGCCTTTATCTAATGGTTATGTGTGTTGTCTTTTTGATGTATTCAATCCACAGTGTTGGGAATTCAGCAGGgaagaaaaagtaataaaacaaatacgatCCGATATACGTACAACATCCAACAGTTTGTTAACGCCCATTCATTATTAATGTATAAAACGTTTTCCAGTTTACATTGTCGACATGTTGAATAACGTTTTAATATATGAAAACGCATAAGGAATAAAGCGAAAAATGTTGCTTCCTGCGTTCGGTAAAATAACgccttttggtattgttttgttaaggtttcggtatttatttattgtcgcTTTGTACTGTGATCATTATTGGGGTTCGTAGAGCTAGGTTTAACATCCTTtatgtttctttctttttgtgAATGTCATGACAAAGatttaattgtattaataattaatCATGTTCATAAGTCGTTATTACTGCCAACTGCTTGTCTCGCCAGGGTGCCAAAACGGGAGAACAGTGAGCGTCTGAGATACCAAATACCACGTAAGTATGTTGCTAAAAACtaccatttgtttatttttgtcagGAATGCAATGTATTTtacttattgtttttattttgatatactaGTATTAGTGGGGTACAACACATAGTGATAAATATGGTACAGTTTACCATCTATATGCTTTTGTAATGTTGTTATCATACATAACATGAAAGGgtggtaaataaatgttttgtttatcgTTGTCCTTTTCACGTTTCTCATTAGATGTTCAAAGAGGCTCCGCTTTGTCATTTTAGTAATAAACTAATGAGTGAAGAGCATCGGAGTAGATTGTGAACTAACCCGTAACCTCGATTACTGTATTTAAGTACCATGCAACAGAGTCAATGATTGCATGACGAATGACGACAAGGAAGACTGCACCTGGCAAAAGGCTCCCTATGTGTCTGCCATATTACGGCATGCATATTTAGCCAGAGTTATTCGAGAATTGACCCGTCTAACAATATTGCCCATGTAAAATGTAATGCAGgaagttatattttatatcaaatgcattGCATTAGTGGGCTACCAGTGCCATTATGCTATTGCATGTGACGGGCTAGCACtgccattattttattaaactttcatAGACGCACAAGGGTCAATACGAatatgaactagagacacaaacgtatacatattataaacatcaatagaaccaccacaaacagaccacgcGCGTTGACTGCAATCTGTTTAGTGATTAACAAACAAATAGTAATTCCTTATATCGCGCGAAAACATAGCatgtttattgtgtttgacACACAAACAGAGTAACAATCATTATGATGTAAAAAATCAAACGGTTTATTATTTACGAAATTTTACTTGTTTTTCGGATACTCGTTATCCATTGATTCCGTGTAATTTGTtcatcaaaacatttgtattgtgTTAATCGAATGTTATGCCGTTGCCTTTAGTGCCTTTaagtttatacaaataaaactaaagaCTAAAAACAAAAGGACAGGTATAATGATAAATGTGTCTTGAGTGAAAGAAGTCTGTATAAAAGACACCGAACCTGAAGTACAATGTCGTGTTTATCAAATGATCAGAATATATTTCCCACAAAAACTTTCCAATTTTCTTCAATATAAAAGCGCGACACTCCTCGAAAGCTGATTTTGGTGAATATCGTAACATGCAAACACGTTATTATCTATGATACAATGGATGCGTTAGGGCAACAGAGTTAACACGCAACACTAAAACTGTTTGTATATTGGATTTGTTTCCGGATGATCTTAAAATTGGATCATTCCTCTGTCTGGGATATTGATGGTTCATGATGTCTTCACTGTTCCATTTGTACAGTGTTGTGTTATTATCGGAGCCTTTTACCACCCAACAAGGACTGCATATCTCtgcatatttacaatattcaaGGTTCTATTTAAAATGCCACCTAAATGAGCCTCTTGTGAAAGGTCGTTTAGTggaatgaaacgaataaaaaactTCCTCCGAACGATGATGAAAAGCGACCTGTTGTCAACCATGGCCTATTCCACAGCCACAATTGCATGAACATAACCGTTGACCGCGTCATCAACGTGTTTGCGTTGCACAAATCTAGAGCTTTTTCATGATCACGAAAAGTCAAGTGTGTTGTAGAAAGCGACATAATATATATGACATGTGTGTGCATAAACATATGTTTAGCGTTAGTTTTGACATCAAATAGCATTAATATTCAGtggaatttaattaataaaaaatatcaatactttattttaatgacCTGCCTTCTTTAGCTTAGATACATATAACTctaatttaaagtaaaacataatgatattgtcCGCACCATCGATGCAGATGCAAGTTATATCACAGCATTTTCTCGAGTAACAGCTTACTCTCCATTCTAAGGTGTGTTATATACGGTATATATGGATGTCAATCTTAATACTAATACGTTTAAACGTTATTTGATACTATGTTATATTGCCATTGTCCTGATTACTCGAATCCAGTAAGTAACAGATAACCATCAAGTTCGAAACGATAGTTACATATTGGAACTGCTATAACAAGATTAACTCATATGCGTGAAATTGGCCTCTATCTTATGGCTATGTGTGTTGTCTTTTTTGATGTAGTCAATC
The DNA window shown above is from Mya arenaria isolate MELC-2E11 chromosome 6, ASM2691426v1 and carries:
- the LOC128236956 gene encoding ficolin-2-like → MGPLPMDCKDIINRPHLFSNRGDGVYTIMLPRSHTVLQVFCNMTHDSGGWTAFQRRVTNSPDFHRNLAEYKKGFGDINSNFWMGLENLKEIVDLGPTDGKLHGVVVGANDSSLHEQCTYTMRIISLSGAPSFTIETEANTNFSCTGSIVPEANGQIDIDDVSPHVATFATYDRDTTDSCAAHQGGGWWYYGCVPSHGSLPTNTYNNSIYCGSHFYPGHLIPDANFHCTPLNLYSDRPSQEFDQFSMTYIDMMIRRNN